A single genomic interval of Scylla paramamosain isolate STU-SP2022 chromosome 4, ASM3559412v1, whole genome shotgun sequence harbors:
- the LOC135097624 gene encoding uncharacterized protein LOC135097624, with the protein MSIIHWNHLQPLEPPTTTGTTYSHWNHLQPLEPPTATGTTYNHWNHLQPLEPPTTTGTTYNHWNHLQPLEPPTATGTTYNHWNHLQPLEPPTPTGTIHNH; encoded by the coding sequence ATGTCTATTATACACTGGAACCACCTACAACCACTGGAACCACCTACAACCACTGGAACCACCTACAGCCACTGGAATCACCTACAACCACTGGAACCACCTACAGCCACTGGAACCACCTACAACCACTGGAACCACCTACAACCACTGGAACCACCTACAACCACTGGAACCACCTACAACCACTGGAACCACCTACAACCACTGGAACCACCTACAGCCACTGGAACCACCTACAACCACTGGAACCACCTACAGCCACTGGAACCACCTACACCCACTGGAACCATCCACAACCACTGA